In Archangium violaceum, the following are encoded in one genomic region:
- a CDS encoding DUF6982 domain-containing protein, with protein sequence MSDTRAAMREFRFLDEKRTRGNISPAEEARWNELRGSLGDQGTPAQEPAVAMDPAQQPQGYYGADGQWYAYPAQGYDPHQGYDPNQAYAQQPQGYYGTDGQWYAYPTQGYDPHQGYDPNQAYDPNQGYDPNQAYAQQPQGYYGADGQWYAYPTQGYDPHQGQDPYAQPQGYYGADGQWYAYPAQGYDSQQGQDPYAATQGQAYPTDPQQDPAASAAQQPATTYPQVPGYVPQQPQPMPDPVKISLESENLDIPALSEPAPWAEPTPEPLASTASEPEPESLDAAEPPADDVFEVSDTDVTPVSEAISLPENVPESVDMSDWNDVTAPSTASLTAHQPVHEATPPEESSGPIELGEDDFSSLNSDLTQPAPVSSPPVAEVPLTPSRTIEVSASDIELIESEADMLPAEPLLTAEPISASEPVLAEEPTAPLADEWASAPLAVDMESSTSTLAPPAYDASADEAASGDAGQPPANPDDPDLALLEDPSYRMEITASYALPAYPPQASVEPVSTLDVNDVQAAEPSAEPETPTFDVSDLEATPEPAAQAAPALEMPWQTSEEPASPATEEYGVEQPTFDVADLGAEIAPSTPGYSSEAHVPSLALHPVRVAPDLHADTVQVTDSFDPEATRPAEWGAPAERNEVRNELMDSGEPLFGSGDPGDPVPLASTNEFLGHADPTGATVTDEAVPLEATDASASWSTTEGEGTGTGLQLESAAEYMSTPEFAATSSTWGHQPGSEEPSAETGAAEPPPEDTTAYGTPLSDGGELPSIEAQPEWATPAEEQAPIEVQAEWATSEPQPTAEAQPEWSAPVEEQPLMEAQPEWATSEPSAAAEPQPEWATPVEEQAPIEVQAEWATSESQPVAEVQAEWATPVEEQPVMEAQPEWATSEPSATAEPQPEWSAPAEEQPVMEAQPEWASPVEEQAPLEVQAEWATSESQPTAEAQPEWATPVEEQPLMEAQPEWATSESQPTAEAQPEWSTPVEEQPLMEAQPEWATSEPQPTAEAQPEWSAPVEEQAPIEVQAEWATSEPSAAAEPQPEWSAPVEEQPVMEAQPEWATPAEEQPLMEAQPEWATSESQPTAEAQPEWSTPVEEQPLMEAQPEWATSEPQPTAEAQPEWSTPVEEQPLMEAQPEWATSEPQPTAEAQPEWATPAEEQPVMEAQPEWATSEPSAAAEPQPEWATPIEEQPLMEAQPEWATSEPQPTAEAQPEWATPAEEQPVMEAQPEWATSEPQPTAEAQPEWATPAEEQPVMEAQPEWATSEPSATAEPQPEWATPVEEQPVMEAQPEWATSEPQPAWTPGGTTQDWNATPAEQPQPDWNAPVEAQTEWGSPVEEVQPEWVTSDSSAAPAASPEWSAPGGETSAQGEWASAPAETAWSAPAADATGWNTQQTEGQGEWGASAHDAEPMSPGGDASMFGTSGSWSADESADPQAHWSGQEQAPAWGHGESLATPVEEMASAEPTPEADLPIMEAEPEMPVMASPPPAPEADLPIMEAEPEMPVIDLAAPEADLPVMEAEPEMPEIDLSEDVVEQPPAMAVPPPPPVVSAPVARAPVPPPPPAMAPRAPATPSAAPVSAVAAKPSLGPVLVPGAPPPRATLQSIPAVSASTSASAVIAPVNAFIEGEHRVIIHTVEGQVKRGAIRDVDLLNEVIPLEQQTGFAPERIPVTRVKAIFFMLATGSRPPQPDGQKIRVTFTDGRQVAGFSHDYKGTGQGFFVIPADMRTNTSRIFIYRASVQAVAEG encoded by the coding sequence ATGTCCGACACGCGTGCGGCGATGAGGGAGTTTCGCTTCCTGGACGAGAAGCGGACGCGGGGAAATATTTCCCCCGCGGAGGAGGCTCGTTGGAACGAGCTGCGTGGGTCCCTGGGTGACCAGGGAACGCCCGCTCAGGAGCCCGCCGTGGCCATGGACCCCGCTCAGCAGCCACAGGGCTACTACGGCGCCGATGGCCAGTGGTACGCCTACCCCGCCCAGGGCTACGACCCCCACCAGGGCTACGATCCCAACCAGGCCTACGCGCAGCAGCCCCAGGGCTACTACGGCACCGATGGCCAGTGGTACGCCTACCCCACCCAGGGCTACGACCCCCACCAGGGCTACGATCCCAATCAGGCCTACGACCCCAACCAGGGCTACGATCCCAACCAGGCCTACGCGCAGCAGCCCCAGGGCTACTACGGCGCCGATGGCCAGTGGTACGCCTACCCCACCCAGGGCTACGACCCCCACCAGGGTCAGGATCCCTACGCGCAGCCACAGGGCTACTACGGCGCCGATGGCCAGTGGTACGCCTACCCCGCCCAGGGCTACGACTCCCAGCAGGGTCAGGACCCCTACGCGGCCACGCAGGGCCAGGCCTACCCGACCGATCCGCAGCAGGACCCGGCAGCCAGCGCCGCGCAGCAACCGGCCACCACCTATCCCCAGGTGCCCGGGTACGTGCCGCAGCAGCCGCAGCCGATGCCGGATCCGGTCAAGATCAGCCTCGAGAGCGAGAACCTCGACATCCCCGCGCTGAGCGAGCCCGCGCCCTGGGCGGAGCCCACCCCGGAGCCTCTCGCGTCCACCGCTTCCGAGCCGGAGCCCGAGTCGCTCGACGCGGCCGAGCCCCCCGCCGACGACGTCTTCGAGGTGTCCGACACCGACGTCACGCCCGTCAGCGAGGCCATCTCCCTCCCCGAGAACGTTCCCGAGTCGGTCGACATGAGCGACTGGAACGACGTCACCGCGCCCTCGACGGCCTCGCTCACCGCGCACCAGCCGGTGCACGAGGCCACGCCCCCGGAGGAGTCCTCGGGACCCATCGAGCTGGGTGAGGACGACTTCTCCTCGCTCAACTCCGACCTGACGCAGCCCGCTCCCGTCTCCTCGCCGCCCGTGGCCGAGGTGCCGCTGACCCCCAGCCGCACCATCGAGGTGAGTGCCTCCGACATCGAGCTGATCGAGTCCGAGGCCGACATGCTCCCGGCCGAGCCGCTGCTCACCGCGGAGCCCATCTCCGCGTCCGAGCCGGTGCTCGCCGAGGAGCCCACGGCCCCGCTCGCGGACGAGTGGGCCTCCGCGCCGCTCGCGGTGGACATGGAGTCGAGCACCTCCACGCTCGCCCCGCCCGCCTATGACGCGTCGGCTGACGAAGCGGCCTCGGGAGACGCCGGGCAGCCGCCCGCCAACCCGGACGATCCGGACCTCGCCCTGCTCGAGGATCCGAGCTACCGGATGGAGATCACCGCGTCGTACGCACTGCCCGCGTACCCGCCCCAAGCCAGCGTGGAGCCCGTGTCCACGCTGGACGTGAACGACGTCCAGGCCGCGGAGCCCTCCGCCGAGCCGGAGACGCCCACGTTCGACGTCTCCGACCTCGAGGCCACGCCCGAGCCCGCCGCGCAAGCGGCCCCGGCGCTGGAGATGCCGTGGCAGACCTCCGAGGAGCCCGCGTCTCCCGCCACGGAGGAGTATGGCGTGGAGCAGCCCACCTTCGACGTGGCCGACCTCGGTGCGGAGATCGCTCCGTCGACTCCGGGCTACTCGTCCGAGGCGCACGTGCCGTCGCTGGCGCTGCATCCGGTGCGGGTCGCGCCCGACCTGCACGCGGACACCGTCCAGGTCACCGACTCGTTCGATCCCGAGGCCACGCGGCCCGCCGAGTGGGGCGCGCCAGCGGAGCGCAACGAGGTGAGGAACGAGCTGATGGACTCGGGCGAGCCGCTGTTCGGTTCGGGCGACCCGGGCGATCCCGTGCCGCTCGCCAGCACGAACGAGTTCCTGGGTCACGCGGACCCGACCGGCGCGACCGTGACGGACGAGGCCGTGCCGCTCGAGGCGACGGACGCCAGCGCGAGCTGGAGCACGACCGAGGGCGAGGGCACCGGAACGGGGCTCCAGCTGGAGAGCGCGGCGGAGTACATGAGCACGCCGGAGTTCGCGGCGACCAGCTCCACCTGGGGCCACCAGCCGGGGAGCGAGGAGCCCTCGGCGGAGACGGGTGCCGCCGAGCCTCCACCCGAGGACACCACCGCATACGGCACGCCTCTGAGCGACGGCGGCGAGCTGCCGTCCATCGAGGCGCAGCCCGAGTGGGCCACTCCCGCCGAGGAGCAGGCGCCCATCGAGGTGCAGGCCGAGTGGGCCACCTCCGAGCCCCAGCCCACCGCCGAGGCGCAGCCCGAGTGGTCCGCGCCCGTCGAGGAGCAGCCCCTTATGGAGGCCCAGCCCGAGTGGGCCACCTCCGAGCCTTCCGCCGCTGCCGAGCCCCAGCCCGAGTGGGCCACTCCCGTCGAGGAGCAGGCTCCCATCGAGGTGCAGGCCGAGTGGGCCACCTCCGAGTCTCAGCCTGTCGCTGAGGTGCAGGCCGAATGGGCCACTCCCGTCGAGGAGCAACCGGTCATGGAGGCCCAGCCCGAGTGGGCCACCTCCGAGCCTTCCGCCACCGCCGAGCCCCAGCCCGAGTGGTCCGCTCCTGCCGAGGAGCAGCCCGTCATGGAGGCACAGCCCGAATGGGCCTCTCCTGTCGAGGAGCAGGCTCCCCTCGAGGTGCAGGCCGAGTGGGCCACCTCCGAGTCTCAGCCTACCGCTGAGGCGCAGCCCGAGTGGGCCACTCCCGTCGAGGAACAGCCTCTCATGGAGGCTCAGCCCGAGTGGGCCACCTCCGAGTCTCAGCCTACCGCCGAGGCGCAGCCCGAGTGGTCCACTCCCGTTGAGGAGCAGCCCCTCATGGAGGCCCAGCCCGAGTGGGCCACCTCCGAGCCCCAGCCCACCGCCGAGGCTCAGCCCGAGTGGTCCGCTCCTGTCGAGGAGCAGGCTCCCATCGAAGTGCAGGCCGAGTGGGCCACCTCCGAGCCTTCCGCCGCTGCCGAGCCCCAGCCCGAGTGGTCCGCTCCTGTCGAGGAGCAGCCCGTCATGGAGGCGCAGCCTGAGTGGGCCACTCCCGCCGAGGAGCAGCCCCTCATGGAGGCTCAGCCCGAGTGGGCCACCTCCGAGTCTCAGCCCACCGCTGAGGCGCAGCCCGAGTGGTCCACTCCCGTCGAGGAGCAGCCTCTCATGGAGGCTCAGCCTGAGTGGGCCACCTCCGAGCCCCAGCCCACCGCTGAGGCGCAGCCCGAGTGGTCCACTCCCGTCGAGGAGCAGCCTCTCATGGAGGCTCAGCCCGAGTGGGCCACCTCCGAGCCCCAGCCCACCGCCGAGGCTCAGCCCGAGTGGGCTACTCCCGCTGAGGAGCAGCCTGTCATGGAGGCTCAGCCCGAGTGGGCCACCTCCGAGCCTTCCGCCGCTGCCGAGCCTCAGCCCGAGTGGGCCACTCCCATCGAGGAGCAACCCCTCATGGAGGCTCAGCCCGAGTGGGCCACCTCCGAGCCCCAGCCCACCGCTGAGGCGCAGCCCGAGTGGGCCACTCCCGCTGAGGAGCAGCCTGTCATGGAGGCTCAGCCCGAGTGGGCCACCTCCGAGCCCCAGCCCACCGCTGAGGCGCAGCCCGAGTGGGCCACTCCCGCCGAGGAACAGCCTGTCATGGAGGCTCAGCCCGAGTGGGCTACCTCCGAGCCTTCCGCCACCGCCGAGCCTCAGCCCGAGTGGGCCACTCCCGTCGAGGAGCAGCCCGTCATGGAGGCCCAGCCCGAGTGGGCTACCTCCGAACCCCAGCCCGCGTGGACTCCGGGTGGCACCACACAGGACTGGAATGCCACTCCGGCCGAGCAGCCTCAGCCCGACTGGAACGCTCCGGTCGAGGCCCAGACCGAGTGGGGCTCGCCCGTCGAGGAGGTTCAACCCGAGTGGGTGACGTCGGACTCGTCCGCGGCCCCGGCCGCATCGCCCGAGTGGTCCGCTCCGGGCGGCGAGACCTCGGCCCAGGGCGAGTGGGCCAGCGCGCCCGCGGAGACGGCCTGGAGCGCGCCCGCCGCGGATGCGACGGGATGGAACACGCAGCAGACCGAGGGCCAGGGTGAGTGGGGTGCGAGCGCCCACGACGCCGAGCCCATGAGCCCTGGCGGTGACGCCTCCATGTTCGGGACGAGTGGCTCCTGGTCCGCGGACGAGTCGGCGGATCCGCAGGCACACTGGTCCGGCCAGGAGCAGGCACCCGCCTGGGGCCATGGAGAAAGCCTCGCCACGCCCGTCGAGGAGATGGCCAGCGCCGAGCCCACGCCCGAGGCCGACCTGCCCATCATGGAGGCCGAGCCCGAGATGCCGGTGATGGCGTCGCCTCCGCCCGCGCCCGAGGCCGACCTGCCCATCATGGAGGCCGAGCCCGAGATGCCGGTGATCGATCTGGCGGCGCCCGAGGCCGACCTGCCCGTCATGGAGGCCGAGCCGGAGATGCCGGAGATCGACCTGTCGGAGGACGTCGTGGAGCAACCGCCCGCGATGGCCGTACCGCCTCCGCCTCCCGTGGTCTCCGCTCCGGTGGCCAGGGCCCCCGTGCCGCCTCCGCCTCCCGCGATGGCTCCGAGGGCTCCCGCGACTCCCTCCGCCGCCCCGGTGTCGGCCGTTGCCGCGAAACCTTCCCTGGGTCCGGTGCTCGTGCCCGGGGCTCCGCCTCCGCGCGCCACGCTCCAATCCATTCCGGCCGTGTCGGCCTCCACGTCCGCATCGGCCGTCATCGCCCCCGTCAACGCGTTCATCGAGGGCGAGCACCGGGTCATCATCCACACCGTGGAGGGCCAGGTGAAGCGCGGCGCCATCCGCGACGTGGACCTGCTCAACGAGGTCATCCCGCTCGAGCAGCAGACCGGCTTCGCCCCCGA
- a CDS encoding peptidase MA family metallohydrolase: protein MRALLLAALLSANPPPTPAQAQKLAAQRAWEDLYLAWSSVDPKGYEPPQRRTVATSLLKGCEALAGSDAVMAYSLGERAVLFEETAAGLRCLARTALATDQRGAAEDALRRGLEHFPKEGHFGLELGRLLLEDKDPQGAIAVLGKVPPRSPEAAKARVLLQKARGESAEESQARATALAIERRFTGEEDKGSVQPASGSSGLAFESGVGEDGMRTRANSRFVVKYFNNARDFGQRAEYEGRIVSALDEAYVHTRQVLGEAREAPVDVILYTREEFRTHQGAALARAVAGLYSDGAIRINDAAELTQQTKATLVHEYVHSVVDDLVRAAAGGQHVPIWLNEGLAEYVEWRYLGSDKPPYALATRLRGAAQSGQLPRLSQMAGQALIHQSDPALAYGTSAVAVRELLGDGGPTRLLGLIREVGQGTPFEEALQQRYGRGVPELEAAVKAALSRR from the coding sequence ATGCGTGCCCTGCTCCTCGCCGCCCTGCTCTCCGCCAATCCGCCCCCGACGCCCGCGCAGGCCCAGAAACTCGCCGCCCAGCGCGCGTGGGAAGACCTGTACCTCGCCTGGTCCTCCGTGGACCCCAAGGGCTATGAACCGCCCCAGCGCCGTACCGTCGCCACCTCGCTCCTCAAGGGCTGCGAGGCCCTCGCCGGCTCCGACGCGGTGATGGCGTACTCACTCGGCGAGCGCGCCGTGCTCTTCGAGGAGACCGCCGCCGGCCTGCGCTGCCTCGCCCGCACCGCGCTCGCCACCGACCAGCGCGGCGCCGCCGAGGATGCCCTGCGCCGCGGGCTGGAACACTTCCCCAAGGAGGGTCACTTCGGACTGGAGCTGGGCCGGCTCCTCCTCGAGGACAAGGATCCCCAGGGCGCCATCGCCGTGCTGGGCAAGGTGCCACCGCGCTCGCCCGAGGCCGCCAAGGCCCGCGTCCTGCTGCAGAAGGCCCGCGGTGAGTCCGCCGAGGAGAGCCAGGCGCGCGCCACGGCCCTCGCCATCGAGCGCCGCTTCACCGGCGAGGAAGACAAGGGCTCCGTCCAGCCGGCCTCGGGCTCCTCGGGCCTCGCGTTCGAGTCCGGCGTGGGCGAGGACGGCATGCGCACCCGCGCCAACAGCCGCTTCGTGGTGAAGTACTTCAACAACGCGCGCGACTTCGGCCAGCGCGCCGAGTACGAGGGCCGCATCGTCTCCGCGCTCGACGAGGCCTACGTCCACACCCGCCAGGTGCTGGGCGAGGCGCGCGAGGCCCCCGTGGACGTCATCCTCTACACCCGCGAGGAGTTCCGCACCCACCAGGGCGCCGCCCTCGCTCGCGCCGTGGCCGGGCTGTACTCGGACGGCGCCATCCGCATCAACGACGCCGCCGAGCTCACCCAGCAGACCAAGGCCACCCTCGTCCACGAGTACGTTCACTCCGTGGTGGATGACCTCGTCCGCGCCGCCGCTGGCGGCCAGCACGTCCCCATCTGGCTCAACGAGGGCCTCGCCGAGTACGTCGAGTGGCGCTACCTGGGCAGCGACAAGCCGCCCTACGCGCTGGCCACCCGCCTGCGAGGCGCCGCTCAGTCGGGCCAGCTCCCCCGCCTCTCCCAGATGGCCGGGCAGGCCCTCATCCACCAGAGCGACCCCGCCCTCGCCTATGGCACCTCGGCCGTGGCCGTCCGGGAGCTGCTCGGCGACGGAGGGCCCACCCGGCTGCTCGGCCTCATCCGCGAGGTAGGTCAGGGCACCCCCTTCGAGGAGGCCCTCCAGCAGCGCTATGGCCGGGGCGTCCCGGAACTGGAGGCCGCCGTGAAGGCCGCTCTCTCGCGGAGGTAA
- the ilvA gene encoding threonine ammonia-lyase codes for MVTLQQIEDAQQRIGEAVYRSPCTKSEQFKDITDCSALYCKLENLQRTGAFKERGALNKLLTLSPDERARGVIAASAGNHAQGLAYHSGRQGMNTTIVMPERTPLIKAARTRAYGARVVLHGSNFDEAYAEALRIQDRENRVFVHPFNDPLVIAGQGTIGLELLEQIPYMDMVVVPIGGGGLISGVACALKETNPRIKVIGVQASAIASMKASVDAGKLVELPAGTTIADGIAVKRPGDYTFEMIRRYVDDIVTVDEEEIANAILLLLEREKSVVEGAGAVGLAALLNGKIPSARGRKVVLLISGGNIDVNLVSRIIERGLVKDGRLVRLVVRMPDRPGMLARLTAEIAQQGANVVEIYHNRAFSRAGLGEVAVEVTLETRGRGQIQELMASLSQNGWQVAEET; via the coding sequence ATGGTCACGCTCCAGCAAATCGAAGACGCCCAGCAGCGCATCGGTGAAGCCGTCTACCGCTCGCCCTGCACGAAGTCGGAGCAGTTCAAGGACATCACGGACTGCTCGGCGCTGTACTGCAAGCTGGAGAACCTGCAGCGCACCGGCGCCTTCAAGGAGCGAGGGGCCCTCAACAAGCTGCTCACCCTCTCGCCGGATGAGCGGGCCCGCGGTGTCATCGCCGCGTCGGCGGGCAACCACGCGCAGGGGCTCGCCTATCACTCGGGCCGCCAGGGGATGAACACCACCATCGTCATGCCGGAGCGCACCCCGCTCATCAAGGCCGCGCGCACGCGCGCCTACGGCGCCCGGGTGGTGTTGCACGGCAGCAACTTCGACGAGGCCTACGCCGAGGCCCTGCGCATCCAGGACCGAGAGAACCGCGTCTTCGTCCACCCCTTCAATGATCCGCTCGTCATCGCGGGCCAGGGCACCATCGGCCTGGAGCTGCTCGAGCAGATTCCGTACATGGACATGGTGGTGGTGCCCATCGGCGGCGGAGGGCTCATCTCCGGCGTGGCGTGCGCGCTCAAGGAGACCAACCCGCGCATCAAGGTCATCGGCGTGCAGGCCTCGGCCATCGCGAGCATGAAGGCCTCGGTGGACGCGGGGAAGCTGGTGGAGCTGCCCGCCGGCACCACCATCGCGGACGGCATCGCGGTGAAGCGCCCCGGCGACTACACCTTCGAGATGATCCGCCGCTACGTGGACGACATCGTCACGGTGGACGAGGAGGAGATCGCCAACGCCATCCTCCTGCTGCTCGAGCGCGAGAAGTCGGTGGTGGAGGGCGCGGGCGCGGTGGGCCTGGCGGCGCTCCTCAACGGGAAGATTCCCTCGGCGCGCGGCCGCAAGGTGGTGCTGCTCATCTCGGGTGGCAACATCGACGTCAACCTCGTCAGCCGCATCATCGAGCGAGGACTGGTGAAGGACGGGCGGCTGGTGCGGCTGGTGGTGCGCATGCCGGACCGGCCGGGGATGCTCGCGCGGCTCACCGCGGAGATCGCCCAGCAGGGCGCCAACGTGGTGGAGATCTACCACAACCGCGCCTTCTCCAGAGCGGGCCTGGGCGAGGTGGCGGTGGAGGTGACGCTGGAGACGCGCGGCCGCGGACAGATCCAGGAGCTGATGGCCAGCCTGTCCCAGAACGGCTGGCAGGTGGCGGAAGAGACCTGA
- a CDS encoding Glu/Leu/Phe/Val family dehydrogenase: protein MHAVESIHHYFRKAARIMDVGERIETLLATPLREVKVQVSIELDNGEIRTFHGYRIQHDNSRGPMKGGLRYHPSITQEECVALASLMTWKTAVVNLPYGGAKGGIAVDPTQLSFKEIERLTRKYVDQIQDVIGPTRDIAAPDVNTNPQVMAWIMDQYSRYHGHSPAVVTGKPPELYGSKGRDSATGRGLLYITREILRDTGLPMKGTRFAIQGFGNVGSHTAQLLWQDGGVVVAVSDVYGGVFNPQGLDVPGLFEHVKRTGTVTGFGGGQACTNEDVLAADCDVLIPAALGNALHRNNANAVRARLVIEGANGPMDPEADELLEKRGVLVVPDILANAGGVTVSYYEWVQNLQHLTWEEDRVNAELEKTMKEAYDRVAQLARSRKVTLRTAAFILAIGRVGKATVLRGI, encoded by the coding sequence ATGCACGCCGTCGAAAGCATTCACCACTACTTCCGCAAGGCCGCGCGCATCATGGACGTGGGTGAGCGCATCGAGACCCTGCTCGCCACCCCTCTCCGCGAGGTCAAGGTCCAGGTCTCCATCGAGCTCGACAACGGGGAGATCCGCACCTTCCACGGCTACCGCATCCAGCACGACAACAGCCGCGGCCCCATGAAGGGCGGCCTGCGCTACCACCCCTCCATCACCCAGGAGGAGTGCGTCGCGCTCGCCTCGCTGATGACGTGGAAGACCGCCGTGGTGAACCTCCCCTACGGCGGCGCCAAGGGCGGCATCGCGGTGGACCCCACCCAGCTCTCCTTCAAGGAGATCGAACGTCTCACCCGCAAGTACGTGGACCAGATTCAAGACGTCATCGGTCCCACCCGCGACATCGCCGCCCCCGACGTCAACACCAACCCCCAGGTGATGGCGTGGATCATGGACCAGTACTCGCGCTACCACGGGCACTCGCCGGCCGTCGTCACCGGCAAGCCCCCGGAGCTGTACGGCTCCAAGGGCCGTGACTCGGCCACCGGACGCGGGCTGCTCTACATCACCCGGGAGATCCTCCGCGACACCGGCCTGCCCATGAAGGGCACGCGCTTCGCCATCCAGGGCTTCGGCAACGTGGGCAGCCACACCGCGCAGCTGCTGTGGCAGGACGGTGGCGTGGTGGTGGCCGTGTCGGACGTGTACGGCGGCGTGTTCAACCCGCAGGGCCTGGACGTGCCCGGCCTCTTCGAGCACGTGAAGCGCACCGGCACCGTCACCGGCTTCGGCGGCGGCCAGGCCTGCACCAACGAGGACGTGCTCGCCGCCGACTGCGACGTCCTCATCCCCGCCGCGCTCGGCAATGCTTTGCACCGCAACAACGCCAACGCGGTGCGCGCCCGGCTCGTCATCGAGGGCGCCAACGGCCCCATGGACCCCGAGGCCGACGAGCTGCTCGAGAAGCGTGGCGTGCTGGTGGTTCCAGACATCCTCGCCAACGCGGGAGGTGTGACCGTCAGCTACTACGAGTGGGTCCAGAATCTTCAGCACCTCACCTGGGAGGAGGACCGGGTGAACGCGGAGCTGGAGAAGACGATGAAGGAAGCCTACGACCGCGTGGCCCAGCTGGCGCGCTCGCGCAAGGTGACGTTGCGCACCGCGGCATTCATCCTGGCCATCGGCCGGGTGGGCAAGGCCACGGTACTGAGAGGTATTTGA